In the Malus domestica chromosome 16, GDT2T_hap1 genome, one interval contains:
- the LOC103416537 gene encoding peroxidase 6-like translates to MAFYSHSLLITLLTLVLPFPAATASRAQLTENYYDKTCPKFNEIVHRIVTEKQIATPTTAAAVLRLFFHDCVLEGCDASLLIASNSFNKAERDADINVAIPGDGFDVVTRIKTALELQCPGVVSCADILSAAARNLVNMVGGPHYTLRFGRKDGLISRADRVEGHYARTNMTISEIINLFSSINLSVQDLVALSGAHTIGFSHCNEFAKRLFNFSTTAETDPALNRNYAEGLRKLCANYTTNPGMSAFNDVMTPGKFDNLYFQNLQRGLGLLATDNALVTDPRTKPFVDLYAADQAKFFEDFGQAIQRVSLMKVKTGKHGEVRRRCDAFNNLQQPQDSNNKPQDSNNKPQDLNKKKKNSSA, encoded by the coding sequence ATGGCATTCTATTCCCATTCCCTTTTGATCACCCTTCTAACCCTAGTATTACCCTTTCCCGCCGCGACAGCATCCCGTGCCCAGCTCACCGAAAACTACTACGATAAAACATGCCCAAAATTCAACGAAATCGTCCACCGCATCGTCACCGAAAAGCAAATAGCCACTCCCACTACCGCCGCTGCCGTCCTTCGCCTCTTCTTCCACGACTGCGTCCTCGAAGGCTGCGACGCCTCCCTCCTCATCGCTTCCAACTCCTTCAACAAGGCGGAGAGGGACGCCGACATCAACGTCGCCATCCCCGGGGATGGCTTCGACGTCGTCACCCGCATCAAGACCGCCCTCGAGCTCCAGTGCCCCGGGGTCGTCTCCTGCGCCGACATCCTCTCCGCCGCCGCACGCAATCTTGTCAACATGGTCGGTGGACCCCACTACACCCTCCGTTTCGGCCGCAAAGACGGTCTAATCTCCCGGGCCGATCGTGTGGAGGGCCACTACGCCAGGACCAACATGACCATCTCCGAGATCATCAACCTCTTCTCCTCCATCAATCTCTCCGTCCAGGACCTCGTCGCCCTAAGCGGGGCCCACACTATCGGTTTCTCCCACTGCAACGAGTTTGCcaaacgcctcttcaatttcagcACGACAGCGGAGACCGACCCCGCCCTCAATCGCAACTACGCGGAGGGTCTGAGGAAGCTCTGCGCCAATTACACTACCAACCCCGGGATGTCGGCGTTCAACGACGTCATGACCCCGGGGAAGTTCGACAACTTGTATTTCCAAAACTTGCAAAGGGGTCTAGGGTTACTGGCGACAGACAACGCCCTAGTGACGGATCCGCGGACGAAGCCGTTTGTGGATCTCTACGCCGCCGACCAGGCAAAGTTTTTCGAGGATTTCGGCCAGGCCATACAGAGGGTCAGCTTGATGAAAGTGAAGACAGGGAAGCATGGGGAGGTCCGACGCCGATGCGACGCCTTCAACAACCTTCAACAACCTCAAGACTCGAACAACAAACCCCAAGACTCGAACAACAAACCTCAAGACttgaacaagaagaaaaaaaattcctcAGCTTAA
- the LOC103416538 gene encoding chaperone protein dnaJ 16-like, whose translation MPGSRSKSEKQEAEKQLRRDAYEVLGVSRNSTDQEIKSAYRKLALKYHPDKNANDPKAADMFKEVTVSYNILSDPDKRRQYDTAGFQAVETESHDLELDLSSLGAVNTMFAALFSKLGVPIKTTVSATVLEEALHGMVTILPLPLGQSITKKVEKQCAHFYSVTITEAEAKAGFVCQVQSSDKSKFKLLYFDQEETGGLSLCLQEDSAKTGKVTSAGMYFLGFPVYRLDPTSNSMASAKDPDAAFFKKLDGFQPCELTELKAGTHVFAVYGDNFFKSASYTIEVLSCGPFAEEKESLRAVEAQILSKRVELSKFETEYKEVLAQFTEMTSRYTQEMQEIDELLKQRNKIHASYTIAPPMKRSSSRSRNKGQPKKEVKEDGQVRDKKPSFRDRSKKKKWFNLRLKVDKRKPC comes from the exons ATGCCTGGCAGCCGATCGAAATCGGAGAAACAGGAAGCTGAGAAGCAGCTCCGGCGAGACGCTTATGAGGTCCTCGGCGTCAGTAGGAACTCCACGGACCAGGAAATCAAAAGTGCTTACCGGAAACTGGCTCTCAA GTACCATCCGGACAAAAATGCTAATGACCCTAAAGCAGCTGATATGTTCAAGGAGGTTACGGTTTCTTATAATATATTGTCTGATCCAGACAAACGACGTCAGTATGACACAGCCGGCTTTCAG GCTGTTGAAACAGAAAGCCACGACTTGGAGCTAGATCTTTCAAGTTTGGGTGCTGTAAATACCATGTTTGCTGCCCTTTTCAG TAAACTTGGAGTGCCGATAAAGACCACCGTATCAGCTACTGTCTTGGAGGAGGCACTACATGGGATGGTCACTATCCTTCCACTTCCATTGGGGCAGTCTATAACGAAAAAG GTTGAAAAGCAATGTGCTCACTTCTATTCTGTTACAATAACGGAAGCGGAAGCAAAAGCTGGATTTGTGTGCCAAGTGCAATCGTCTGACAAAAGCAAGTTCAAG CTATTGTATTTTGATCAGGAGGAGACTGGTGGATTGAGCCTTTGCCTACAG GAGGACAGTGCAAAAACTGGAAAGGTTACATCTGCTGGGATGTATTTTCTTGGTTTCCCTGTATATCGGTTGGACCCAACATCGAACTCG ATGGCTAGTGCAAAGGATCCTGATGCTGCATTCTTTAAAAAGCTGGATGGGTTTCAGCCATGTGAATTAACCGAACTGAAAGCAGGCACCCATGTGTTTGCTGTTTATG GTGACAATTTTTTCAAAAGTGCAAGCTACACGATAGAAGTTCTTTCTTGTGGACCTTTTGcagaagaaaaggaaagttTAAGGGCAGTGGAAGCTCAAATACTATCAAAAAGAGTGGAGTTATCGAAATTTGAAACTGAGTACAAAGAG GTTCTGGCACAATTCACGGAGATGACCTCCAGATACACACAAGAAATGCAAGAG ATTGACGAGCTTCTCAAGCAGAGGAATAAAATTCATGCCTCGTATACTATTGCTCCTCCAATGAAGCGTAGTTCAAGTAGGAGTAGAAATAAGGGTCAGCCTAAGAAGGAGGTCAAAGAGGATGGTCAAGTGAGAGATAAGAAACCTTCGTTTAGAGATAGATCTAAGAAGAAAAAATGGTTCAACCTTCGCTTAAAGGTTGACAAAAGAAAACCTTGCTGA
- the LOC103416655 gene encoding IAA-amino acid hydrolase ILR1-like 1: MDFLLLQLLFLIISLAMPLCFSLKLQINPTDHLNLSTTYQTYSVKHQIVRLANEPSTVNWMKNVRREMHENPELSYEEIETSALIRRELDKLGVAYKWPVAKTGVVATIGSGSPPFVALRADMDALPIQEMVDWENKSKVEGKMHACGHDGHVAMLLGAAKVLEQLQDTLQGTVVLIFQPAEERGAGAKDMIEEGVLDNVEAVFGMHVAPIYPTGVVALRPGEFLAGCGSFKAKIHGKGGHAAIPQQSIDPILAASTSVISLQNIISRETDPLDSQVVSVAVIKAGTSFNVIPQSATISGTFRAFSKKNLNGLMKRIEEVVKGQAAVHRCSAEVEFFGKEHPTILPTVNDERIYEQVRRISSEIVGEENIKLAHTFMGSEDFAFYLDKVPGFMLFLGARNEKIGAIHAPHSPHYILDEDVLPIGAAIHAAFAHSFLSDSTGKLHLHNL, from the exons ATGGACTTTCTTCTTCTGCAACTTTTGTTCCTAATAATCTCCCTtgccatgcccttgtgcttttcTCTGAAACTCCAAATTAACCCTACCGATCATCTCAACTTATCCACCACATATCAGACTTATTCAGTGAAACACCAAATAGTTAGGCTGGCCAACGAACCCAGCACAGTGAATTGGATGAAAAACGTGAGAAGGGAAATGCATGAAAACCCAGAACTTTCATATGAAGAAATCGAAACAAGTGCACTCATTCGCCGCGAGCTTGATAAACTCGGTGTTGCTTATAAATGGCCTGTGGCTAAAACTGGTGTTGTTGCCACGATTGGGTCTGGCTCTCCTCCATTTGTTGCTCTAAGAGCTGATATGGATGCTTTGCCTATTcag GAAATGGTGGACTGGGAGAACAAGAGCAAAGTGGAGGGAAAAATGCATGCTTGCGGCCACGACGGCCACGTCGCCATGCTTCTTGGCGCTGCAAAAGTACTAGAACAACTGCAAGACACATTACAG GGAACCGTTGTACTTATATTTCAACCGGCTGAAGAACGTGGTGCAGGCGCAAAGGACATGATTGAAGAAGGGGTGCTTGATAATGTGGAGGCAGTTTTTGGGATGCACGTAGCGCCTATATATCCGACTGGCGTTGTTGCATTGAGGCCTGGAGAATTTCTAGCCGGTTGTGGGAGCTTCAAAGCGAAAATTCACGGGAAAGGGGGTCATGCAGCAATTCCTCAGCAATCCATTGATCCGATTTTGGCAGCATCAACATCTGTAATTAGTTTGCAGAACATCATCTCGAGAGAAACAGACCCTCTAGATTCCCag GTGGTTTCTGTTGCTGTGATTAAAGCGGGGACTTCCTTCAATGTCATCCCGCAGTCAGCTACAATTTCTGGTACGTTTAGAGCTTTTAGCAAGAAGAACCTCAATGGACTCATGAAAAGAATCGAAGAG GTTGTAAAAGGGCAGGCAGCCGTGCACCGGTGCTCCGCTGAGGTCGAATTCTTTGGGAAGGAACATCCTACCATCCTTCCTACTGTAAACGACGAGAGAATTTATGAACAAGTAAGGCGAATCTCGAGCGAAATAGTAGGAgaagaaaacataaaattagcTCATACCTTCATGGGGAGTGAGGATTTTGCTTTTTACTTAGACAAGGTGCCTGGATTCATGCTGTTTTTAGGCGCAAGAAATGAGAAGATAGGAGCCATACATGCACCGCACAGTCCTCACTACATCCTCGATGAGGATGTGCTTCCCATTGGGGCTGCCATACATGCAGCTTTTGCCCATTCTTTTCTATCAGATTCAACTGGGAAGTTGCACCTTCATAATTTATGA